GACTATACATATTATCATTGTGATAATGAACAAGAAGCAAATGAATTTCAAAATAAAAATGTACGTTATCATTTCCCTAATTTTTTTAATGATAATTTAGTTATTGGTAAATTTTGTTCAATTGCTAAAGAAACAATTTTTATGATGAATGGAGCCAGTCATAATTATAATGCTATTTCAAGTTACCCATTTTATTTATATGTAAATGATGAAGAATTAAAAAATCAAATGCTAGCACAATTACCTAATCGTGGTGACACAATTATTGGTAATGATGTTTGAATTGGCTATCAGGTAACTATTATGCCGGGAATAAAAATTGGTAATGGGTCTGTAATTGGAACTAAAAGTGTTGTAACAAAAAATGTTCCTCCATATGCAATTGTTGCAGGTAACCCCGCAAAAATTATTAAGTATCGTTTTGATCGTGCAAAAATTATTGAATTAGAAAAGATGCAATGATGAAATTGAACAAAAGAAGAAATTAATAATAAAATTGATTTAATTTGTTTAAATAGTTCTTTTTAAATGTTTTTTATTTGTAACTTTGATATAATCAAATTAGAAAAAAAGGAGAATTATTATGGCTAAGACACCAACATTTTGCTCTGTGCACTTAAAAATACATGTTTGTCCTTTAAATAATAAAAAGGCAATAGCCTCAGCTAATGAATCAAAAATTAAAGAAAAAATGTCAAGAATGTTAAATCCAACTAGTAGTCAAACTCCTGAACCTAATAAACAAAAACCAGAAAAGGGAACTATTCAGTTTTTATTAGCAAATGCTAAGAAAAAGAATAATGCGATAAAACATAATTTAGGGTTAGATGAAGAAGAAAAAATGACAGAAGGGGTATCAGAAACAGATATTAAATCAAAAATGGCAAAGTTAAGAGCTAACATTGGGCTAAACCAAGAATTAACTACCCCTACTCCAAGTTCTAAAATTATATTAGATCCACAATTAGAAAGCTATTCAAATATAATTGACCAAATCACCTCACCTAATATTAATAATAAAACTAATGATTTTAGTACAGAACAATCACAAAAAGAATCACAGAGTAAAAACCAGCAAAAAAAAGTCGTTTCAGCTGCATCGAAACAAAAAAGTGTTGATAATACTCAATTAAATGTTAATAAAACCCCTGACGAAAAAGCAATTATTTTAACAAAGACAGAAGTAGAAGAAATGATTGCAAAGGCTGTTGATGCTGCGTTAAAAAAGAACGGGAAAAACACTAAGAAATAATTAAATGGTATGGTTTAAGTTATTATTTCATATGATTATTCTATAATATAGACTAATATAATATATTATATTGGAAAAATATTTTATTTTTTAAAAAATAAATAATAATTATTGTATTATTTTTTATTTGATGTAATATTAAGGTATGGAAAATAAATTTTTCCTAAAATTTTAACTTTTAAAGAAAATATTATATTAAATAAATAAAAGCTTCATTACTATCTCTCCCCTTTTTAGTTTTAAAATATCTCTTTACTTTTCTTTTATTTAATATTTAAAATAATTACAAATTTTTTCCTCATTATTAAACATAGTGTAATATTTTCTTTTCTGAATTATCAAATAAAAACAGTATTTTACAATACTGTTTTTATTATAATTTTTTAATTATCAATATCTTTTAAAAAGTTGAAAGCTTTTTTACCAATAATGGTCTTTTTTTCCTTATCTCCTTCAATCATGAAGCAAAATTTTTTTAAAACACCAGTAATATCTAGTCCAATTACTTGTTGAAAGTTAACCGTTTCATCTAAAAAAATAATTTCAGCTTCAGTTACTTTGATTCAAAGGCTATTAATTGTTAAAGTTTCTATAATTAAATAAATTAAAATTAAAGCATAGTTTATTAGACCAATTATAACGTATAAATAAGATCAAATTGGACTAATGTTAGGCACAAATAATAATAAAAAGTAATTTATTGCTATAAAAATAATAATAGGGGTTAAAATACCGTATATTCCTGTGAAAATAAAGATTATCATTCCTTTTCATTTATATTCTTTTTTAAAATTAATAATTTTTTTTTGGTTTTGATAATGTAGTAAGAAGATAATATGAAATCCATAGAGGCAAATTGCTAAAACTAAGGTAAAAATTAAAATTATATGCATTTCCATTGTTGTTAGTCCCCTTTCTGTCCCCTCTTTTGTTGTAATAACTCATTAATTCTTAGCCCCATTTTAACATCATCTGTTCAAAAACAATAGACTAATTTTTGTTTTGCAATTAATAACAGTCCTGGTTGAAAAGTATTATTAATATTTAAAATTGTTGGTAATACAGTAATAATGTCAGTTAGTCAAATCGTAATAGCTTTATTTACTTCATCAATTAAAACTCTTTGATTTGTTAAATAAATGTCCCCATAATAATCTGGATTTTCTTTATGTGATCGAAAATTTAAAAAACCATTTAAATTTGTAAGCGAAAATTGTTGATAGTCTTTTAATTCAAATAAAAAGAAATTCTTTTTAATTTGTTTTTGAGAAAGAATAGTGCCTTTAATTTTTTGGTGCAGATAACAAATTTCATTATATGGTAATTCATATTTAATGCTGATTGGTTTAAAATTATTGTTAAAATTTGTTTTTACCAAGTTAATTTCCTTTTGATAATTGGTTTTGATTTTTTGGTATTGCTTAATTCGTTGTTGCTGAAAAAAGGCCAAAATTGCTAGTATTAGTATTGTTATTAATAGTAAACTGCCAAAAGCAATAATAATTATTCACTTAATGTTCATTATTTTTTTCACATCCTGTAAATTAAATATGCCAGATCTAAATTATTTATGATCATAATATAACACTTGTCCTCCATAAATAAATAAATTCCTTGTTTGATTTCATTTTTAATTTGAAAAATTGATAATTCAATGTTTTTAATTAAATTTAAATCTCAAGTGGTAGTTATATCTTCATTAATAATTAAAAGCCGGTGATTAGTAACTACTAAATGACCAAGTTGAAATGGGATCAAGTTATTTTCAATGTTTTTTTTACCATTGTCATACCCTACATTAATCCCCTTTTCAAAAGGAATAAAAAATTTTGATGATAATTTACTTTGTTTTTGTTTTTTTGTTAAATAAACATTAATAATTT
The Spiroplasma chrysopicola DF-1 genome window above contains:
- a CDS encoding CatB-related O-acetyltransferase, producing MKGKIILPDEKIKKPTNIEGIYLIKNYITNKNILIGDYTYYHCDNEQEANEFQNKNVRYHFPNFFNDNLVIGKFCSIAKETIFMMNGASHNYNAISSYPFYLYVNDEELKNQMLAQLPNRGDTIIGNDVWIGYQVTIMPGIKIGNGSVIGTKSVVTKNVPPYAIVAGNPAKIIKYRFDRAKIIELEKMQWWNWTKEEINNKIDLICLNSSF